DNA sequence from the Centropristis striata isolate RG_2023a ecotype Rhode Island chromosome 17, C.striata_1.0, whole genome shotgun sequence genome:
TTATTAATGAATATAAAAGTTGATACTGGTAGATAAGACTGATAAATAATAGACATACCCAAACAATTTACTATTTACCACAAACCAACAGGCACAAGTTCAATCTACGGACTATGGGGCCCCTGAAGGGTTTGGGGCCCTGTGCTGTCACCTAACTTGTTTTGCCCACCCCTGCAAGCAAAGCCTGGTAAAACACCCAAATTTACAATATATCATATAGTAGCATTATTACATTAAGTacaaataatgcaattttatttaaaagtgaaCAAGAAAAGATATGGATCTATTTTATCATAATGTAGAAAATTACTTTCTTgtagcttttatatttaaaaaatcactttttaattATCAGTAGCAGCAAAATGTGTGTGACTGCGTGCAGagagtgtgtttatgtattttaagaGGCAAGAAAGTAAAAAGAGACTAAAGTTTCCTGGCCTTAAATCATAACTACCATCAGCCGCAGCCAGGCTGTGGCTAACTTTGGCACTTTATGTTCACACTATGTCCAATCACAGATGGAAAATTCTCTGAATGATATTTCCTTGAAGTTGCAGGGAAGTGAGTACTCCACCCAATCTAAAATTATAGGTCAACGTTTTAAATATTGAGTCATTTTTTCTGTCTCGTCTTTGGATTAACACAACCTACTTGATTATTTTGAAACTGGAAAACTGCACACCACTGGATTCTATTGCATGTGTGGTTcacatttcatttataaaaaggGAATTATTCCACATTTTTGGCCTGTTATCCAGTAAAGTCTGTGAAAACCTCAGCTTGGCAtcatttgaaattattcatgGGAAATTCCACCAATCTCAGATGTTGGTTTACTAATCCTGGGGAGTTCTATTAAGCTTGGAAAAACATTTGCATAGTGTCTTGTGTTGTTCTGGAGAAGTTTTGGCAAGTCTGGAAAAATAACCCTCTATGCTGTCATAGTTATGTCATCAGAATAACCACCACTGACTCACCTAGGGACTAAAAGCTGGTAACTCTGATGCTGTATTGGCTTTGACAACTTTTTCTTTAATCTGGTTCTTGTCAGTCCACCCACTTTACAGACGCTTAATACTAAACCACAAGCATTTGTATCTGATGAGCTGGGAGTGAAACAGGTTGGTATTTCCATACAGCTGTATGTTTACAAGTTGTGGCTGCAGCTGCTCAGCACAATTTGATTTAACtgttcaaaataaatacattaaccaGCCATTTCGACACAAGAAAATTGGTCTTCCTTCTCCATGTAGTGCTACTGGTGACTGTTCCCACTTAGTATCCAATCGTTCCCCTCCAGGAGCTCTGAAAGCGAGAGATCTCTTGGGGGTTCCCCCAATGACTGCAGCGTTTGAGAGAAATGCCCTTCAATGCTGCTGGAGGTAGTCTGAGGCACATCAAGGGGACTCGGGACAGTGAGCAGGGAAAGCAGAGAGGTAGGATTGAACGTGACTGGCCGACTACGACTTGGCCTTGAGGGAGAAGCGGCAGCAGGAGGTGGTGCTGAGAGGGTCTGAACAGCAGGAGCTTTAAGAGCTGGCGGTAAAAGTGAACATTGCGGACTTGAATTGATTGGATTTCTGCTGAACTGACCTGGATTAAGCAGGGGCACATTCATGGAACAACCTTGCACTACTAGACCTGCGTTTCCTGCCTCTAAATGGGAGTAAGGAGGCACTGCATTAGATGAAGTATCTACAAAGGAAGTTTGTTTCAATAGAAAATCCTCCAGTGCAGAGTGAAGTGGAGAGAAACAAGTACTTGCTGCCATCAAAGAGTTTTCATGGATGGTGTCTTGCCCAGATTGAGGCTGAGTGGCTGCGACAAGAGAGCTGGAGGGTACAGGTCTGGAAACAAGGTTGGTGCACAAAGGTGCAACATTTTCCGGCCTCGGTGTGATTAGAGTAGGATGTTGGCTAAACAAAGAGTGAGGAGCTGGGGCGGctaagaaagagacagaggaaggAGCCGTTACAGAGCTGGAGGAAGTTAATTGGTCAGGTGACGAGCTGCTGGACGAGGCTAATGTTGTAGTTGTTGGAGGAGTCGAAGGTGAGAGACGTGCTCTTTTGTAGTTTTGAAGATCCAGCTTGGAGGTTAAGGAGGTAGAGAGTGAAGCTGCAGCGGCAAAAGTTGAGCTCGAAGCGTGGGGAGGGACTCGAGGAGGGCTGGGGCCGGCCTGACAGCTGGCTGAGGTGGTTTTGAGGCAGCAGACAGGCTGGTGGCGCTCCAGAGCCGTCGTATAGAGGTGGAGGTCTTTTTTCAATGTGGCAATCTCCTTTTTAAGAGCTGTGTTTGATCTTTCCAGATTCTGGAGCTCCTAAGTTGAATAGGGACAGAAATGACAGAGTTAATGTCAAGTTGAGTCAGGATTATCTTTATTATCCCTGAGAATGGCACTCGTTGGCTATAAAAACTGATTACAGACATACATCAAAAGACATCCCACCCACATAATATCACACCCGTGCTGCAGTGAAACAATACAGCTAAGCAATACTAACGACACTCTTCTTTAAGAAGCTTCTCGAGTGCTGAAATAGGAAGCACAACAGCCATAGAGTGAATTATGTGTGGCCAAAGTCAGAACCTCAAAGGGGAAGTGAAATATTGCTCTAAAGTGACAGAACTGAGGGGGCAGGTGGTTGAGACAGCAGAAAATTTGATGATTAATGCAGAGTCGGTGAGTTTAATGTGGATAATAAAGCCTTGAAATTTGGCTTGAAACCCTTCAGATGAAATGTAGAGTTTGTAGCATTGTTTTTCCTGGTTTATCAATCAACTAAACTCTCAATTTTATAGCCTCATTAAGCTTCAGTGCAGCTTGAAAACACTTATTCTTCATAGCAGCCAGTGTTCATCTTCATTGAGCACCAATTACTGCAAGTGCAGACTTAAATAACACTCATGAGAATAGTGTTTTCCTTCATTAAGTTTACATTTCTAGTGAATTTTCCCTAGGTCACAGGAGTCATAGATAAAGTAGTGGTGCTATGCAGCTGTGTATCAGGTTTGCTGACCCTTTAAACCATGAACTGCTGACACCGtctataattatttttcttgagTCAAAATGGTTTTGTGGCAGCAATGCTTCTTCAAAATTAACATGAAAGAGCAGAACTGaaagagaagacagagagagagagaaagcgaaAGTCTGGACTCCttccacaaaaaagacacgcacGCCCATTCATAAATTACACACGTAAACACACACTTATCAAACCAGTTAGAACAGGTAGGATAGGATGTAGGCCAACTGTAATCATTCAGGTGCAGTAAGGTTCAGCACAGTGAACCACAGGTCTGATTTACAAATCGCCAAATGCGAGtcataacacattttataggtGTGTAGCGAGATGTGCTTATGGCCCAAAAGTAATAAATCACGTCACagatttaacctttttttataaTGAGACATTAAGAAACACAGTTTCTCATGGCCACAGGTATTGAGTCTGAAACTTGAACCACTAATCAAGATTTAAGATTAGATcagttaaaagaaaaagtttgataAGTGTTACTTTCTTGCTGGGACTTAATACGCACCAAATCAGGCATTGCAGCAAAAACACcagtgaaacacaaacacaacctgaCATCCCTCTGCATTGGATAATCACATCAGCAAAAATCAGCACGGCTAGCAATTGCTAGCAACATTACAAAACACAATGGAGTGTAACGTTATGTTTCTCACCTATTTATTTAGTTTGGCCTTGTGCACCAGTTTAAAGCCACAATTCTGAAAGGCCACGCATCCTGGTAAGTGCTTTGTTAATCTGTCTACGTGGACAATCACTTATAAGATCCAGCATACTAGCACCATGGCTAAATAAACACCATGGGGAACATTATCGGAGACTTCTACATCACACAAATGGGCGATTTAAGTGACACTCTCACACTGCCGCACAACCCTGTGGGCTGTGGGCAACAGACCCTGGTTCAGCAGCCTCTATGCACATCATGGCTGAggcaaaaagaccaaaaaggatGTTGAGGGAGGAAtccaataagaaaaaaaatcgagACAGTGACCGAGCTGAACACAGGCTGGATTTTAGAGAGCTTTGTGAAATAAAAGGCTGCACAAAGACGCAAAGCTGGTCTTCATGCTGCTGGACTAGAGAGTAATATTAGCTGCCCTGCTCTGTCCGGCGTTGCTGCACTTAGCCTGATGTTCGGCTGTGTTAGCAAACTTGTTTGCTACATTTTGATCATCAGTAATGTAGTCAAAACATATTCCTGTGTCACGCACCCACATCCTCCTCGCTataggggtgtcaaactgagaAATGACAAGACACGTGTACTGTATATTTCAGTTGTTTCTCGCCACCACTTGTGCAGCAATGTTAAATTGTGTATTAGTGGTTTTCTACCCGAACGATCTCAAGAGTTACCACTTGACATTGCATTTCCTTGTGTCCTCTGCAAAAAAACCTGCCAAATGTGAAGTCGACTGGATGAACATTTGTAGAGAAAATCAaaggacggacagacagacagaaagagtcCGTTTTAGTCTATCTATACATGCATAGATAGTTTTCAGCAGTTCACATTATGAAGGTGTCAGAGACACAACATTTTGTGCTGTATCAGAAAGATGACTCGGAGCTTCAGAAAGTTCataatgtgtgtgcgtgtctcgGTGTAACATAACCTGTGGAATTTgccctcagaaaaaaaaaaaggggagcaGCACGGGCGGATAAAtaaaggcaggagtttgtgtgtgtatgtgtgtgtgtgaatgtgtgtgtcggGCTGGGAGGAAGGGAGGGCCAATGGGGAGGGCCAACTGGAGGGAGTGAAAGCCCTTCTCCTAAAGCAGAGTATTTACAAGAAACGGCTACAAGCATATTGTCATTAcacaagagacacacacacaccacaagtcacagagccagagtgtgtgagtgtgggtgTGTGAAAGAAAGACACAGTCAGAGACAGAGTCACTGGTGATAGtgtaaggaaggaaggaaggaaggagggaacaTGAGGAATATAAGTAAAGAATGTCCTGAACCTCATGAAGTTCGTCGGCCCTCTCCGTTTGCTTTTTGCGGCTCTTCCTTGCAGCGTCTCTGTTCTTCTCTTGTCTTTTTCTGGATGTGTGTCCAGTTTGTTGACCCTCTGCTTCCCTCTCCTGTAAAGATGATTGCAACAGAGACAGTTATTCACACGCATCTACTATTATGTACTGTATTCACTAAGTCGTGAGTTTTAAAAGGACACACTTCTCTTGTGGCATCCCCTATGGCCTTTTTAGGAATGATGTTTCATGGGTAATAAGGTCATGAGACAAACCAATCACATGAAATGTGAAGTTGTTGTGTTATAGCGCGTGATTGTACATTTAGAAGCACAGCCTCGCAGGGCAAAGTCAAAATTAGGTAATTTAATGAGTTTAGATGTGCAGCAGCTTTACTATAAAACgtataaaactttcaaaacttcATCTAACAATTTCGTATATCACTGGGATTCAAATGGACCCAAAATGGGACCATGAGCACTATTTATTTCTGCCTATATTAAATGTTATACCACATGGCAGGCCAGCTGCACTGAAAAcaagatttaatttatttgcatttaaaactttttaccAAAGCGACACACAGTAAATGCATTCAACAACAGCAAGAGATATTTGTAATCGAATTAGTGGTACATCTCTATCagctaaactaaactaacaaTAGAACAAGATCATAATTTTATGATttaagtggggtttttttaaagagtgAGATGAAGTCCTCTGGTATGTATGGAGAAAAAATGTAATCCAGACTGAAGCAAAAGGACAATCATCATCAGACATAGTAACTGCTGCCAACTAttttaaccacacaatacagtattAACACGCTTGTGTTTGTAACTTGCAATTACAAtgcactttttttgtcttttaggtGATTAACTCAGGACTCAAGAgaggtgaaatgtaactaagtacatttactcaagtcctTCACTTTTAGtacaattttgtgtgt
Encoded proteins:
- the batf2 gene encoding basic leucine zipper transcriptional factor ATF-like 2, with translation MSPLFMDTVYELNSPDSLSAEESHSNNAESEREAEGQQTGHTSRKRQEKNRDAARKSRKKQTERADELHEELQNLERSNTALKKEIATLKKDLHLYTTALERHQPVCCLKTTSASCQAGPSPPRVPPHASSSTFAAAASLSTSLTSKLDLQNYKRARLSPSTPPTTTTLASSSSSSPDQLTSSSSVTAPSSVSFLAAPAPHSLFSQHPTLITPRPENVAPLCTNLVSRPVPSSSLVAATQPQSGQDTIHENSLMAASTCFSPLHSALEDFLLKQTSFVDTSSNAVPPYSHLEAGNAGLVVQGCSMNVPLLNPGQFSRNPINSSPQCSLLPPALKAPAVQTLSAPPPAAASPSRPSRSRPVTFNPTSLLSLLTVPSPLDVPQTTSSSIEGHFSQTLQSLGEPPRDLSLSELLEGNDWILSGNSHQ